A region of the Vigna unguiculata cultivar IT97K-499-35 chromosome 9, ASM411807v1, whole genome shotgun sequence genome:
tgtaataaaatcgtaattataaaaataatgtttattaaTAATCTCTGCTGccatttctttatctttatcctttcatgtatatttaattttcttaacagTGTATCGATTTTGATTTACAAATAACttatatctaaatttaaattatttattaaaaactaaaagaacacgagtaatttatttttggcatcactttaatttaaatataattaagaagttcaaatattgtaaattttaattatataaaaattgtttaatatatacaaaGCAGAACGAACACAAAGGATAAtagatatttataatatatttagttatgttttaaattaaataccaGAAATTATGTAaacttttttcaattataaatattattgaaagtTTTTGATAAATTAACGATTTGAactattgtaatttaaattaaattaaaaattttcattagtacattttttaaagtttaatttaaacgCAAAAGTTTTCTGACATACCGTCACACTTTTAAAATGGGAATGTTAAAATATTGATATGTAGATTcaatagaataatttttaataaattgaattattaataaaataaatattaaataatttggaTCCGTAAAAAAGTGGATTTGATTATAAAAAGTGGATTTGTTCCGATCGCTATTTAAATATTCTTGAATGAAATGTTTCATCATAAACAAATAGTTTCGGGAGTAGCAAACGGCCATTTCCGATGGTTGAAGGAGTTTGCGTAAGCATCTTCAATGCTTCCCTCTTTCACTGACCGGTGGCAATCCTTTCAATTGCAAACAACGAAAGATAAGGGAGAATTTATACTCTAAATTTGTTCCATTACTCTTCTACTTAAACTGTTCTATTCCCTCAAACCatcatcattttcttcttcttcttcttcttcttcccctcTTCCACATACTGCCAAATCAATTATCCTTCTCAAATGGGTAACCATGAAAATGGGGATTCAAACACCCAGATTTCTGAGGGGGCAAAAAGTTTTTACCTTTTCAGGTACAATTCGCCGATCATTCAGATCGTTCTTATGGGGTTGGTATGCTTTTGCTGCCCCGGCATGTTCGATGCCCTCTCCGGCATGGGTGGCGGCGGCCAACTCAAGACCACCGTTTCCAATAACGCCCTCACCGCCCTCTACACCACCTTCGCAGTCTTCGGTATCCTCGGTGGCGGCGTCTACAATATCCTCGGACCCCACCTCACCCTCTTCGCAGGTTGCTCCACCTACGTCCTCTACGCCGGCTCCTTCCTGTACTACAACCACTACCAGCACCAGTTCTTCGCCATCATCGCCGGCGCCATTCTGGGAATCGGTGCCGGCCTCCTCTGGGCGGCGCAGGGCGCCATCATGACCTCCTACCCGCCAGAGAATCGCAAAGGCACTTACATTTCCATCTTCTGGAGCATTTTCAACATGGGGGGTGTCATCGGTGGTTTGATTCCCTTCATTTTGAACTACAACCGTGGCGACGCTGCTGCCACCGTCAACGACGGAACCTACATAGGCTTCATGGCTTTTATGTCCGCCGGGGCTGTTTTGTCGTTGACCATTCTACCAGCCAGCAAGGTTGTTCGAGATGATGGCACCAGGTGCACTCACATGTTGTACTCCAACGTCACAACCGAATCCTACGAAATCCTCAAACTTTTCTACAATTGGAAGATGCTTCTGATCGTTCCCGCTGCTTGGTCCAGCAACTTCTTCTACACCTACCAGTTCAACCATGTTAATAAGCCACAGTTCAATTTGAGAACCAGAGGGTTCAACAATGTGTTCTATTGGGGTGCGCAGATGCTGGGTTCGGTTGCCATCGGTTATGTGATGGATTTCAGTTTCAAGAGTCGCAGGAAAAGAGGGGTTGTGGGAATCTCTGTGGTTGCTCTTCTTGCGACTGGTATATGGGTTGGTGCCCTTGCAAATCAGATTAAGCGTGACCTCGGTGTGATCATGGATTTTACGGACTCGGATTAT
Encoded here:
- the LOC114195909 gene encoding UNC93-like protein 1; its protein translation is MGNHENGDSNTQISEGAKSFYLFRYNSPIIQIVLMGLVCFCCPGMFDALSGMGGGGQLKTTVSNNALTALYTTFAVFGILGGGVYNILGPHLTLFAGCSTYVLYAGSFLYYNHYQHQFFAIIAGAILGIGAGLLWAAQGAIMTSYPPENRKGTYISIFWSIFNMGGVIGGLIPFILNYNRGDAAATVNDGTYIGFMAFMSAGAVLSLTILPASKVVRDDGTRCTHMLYSNVTTESYEILKLFYNWKMLLIVPAAWSSNFFYTYQFNHVNKPQFNLRTRGFNNVFYWGAQMLGSVAIGYVMDFSFKSRRKRGVVGISVVALLATGIWVGALANQIKRDLGVIMDFTDSDYAGPFVLFFSFGLLDSMFQSMVYWVIGALANDSEILSRYAGFYKGIQSAGAAVAWQIDNHKVSGMAQLIVNWVLTTVSYPLLLVLVVLAVKEDNKGEEEQAKQVAPSSAENAFVH